GGCGTAGTTAAAAACCTGCGCCCATTCCCCGAAATTGAGATTGGTGGTGATGATCGACGTGGTTTTCTCGTACTAATGACTGATAATATGGAATAGTAAGGCGCCACAGGATGCCGGGGACGGCAAATAGCCCAGCTAATCCAGGATCACCGCGTCCATGCTGGTCAACTGCTTGGCCGGGTTACCGGCATTACTTGTTGCTTTTCCTTATCCTGTTGATTGGCGAGACCGACGGCGTTGTAGAAGCGCACCCGCTTGCCTTGGTGAATGGCCGCCACACCCAAGACCGTCGCCAGTCCGCCTTAAGGCGGAGTAAGGCCACACCTTAAGGCCGAAGAAAAAGCAGAGGGTTTGCTTTATATTGTTCGCATGAAAAGCTTTATCGCATCCTGCCGCCCGGCATTTACCAAGCGTTTCTGGTTCAAGCTGACCCTTGTTTACACGCTGGTCTCTTTAGTCGGCATTAAGTCGTTGATATCGGTGTTTGACTTCATTATCCACTACCGACATTTTAATGAAGCGATGCAGCCCGCCGCTGTTTTACAGACGGTGGCCGAACGCCTGAAACCAGTACGGCGCCTGATCGAAAGCGCGGCACTGGATACGTAAGACATCGCCGACGCGCCTGAGATGATTGACGATCTGATGATGCGGGAAAATTTGGACGATAATTCCGTGGCGGATCACATCCGTTCTTTCAGTGATCCAACTGCAAGCTATGTGGTATTTGACGAAGATGACCGCCCTATTGCACAACATCTGATGCGCGCCGATGAACGCGTCAACGCACTGTTAATGACCAATCGTGCCGCTGTTGCCGGCGGCGAAGCATTTGTCCCTGGGCACTTGCCCCATACTGTGTTTATCAACATCCCGTTTAGCTTCCGTGAGCCGACAAAAATAGGGCCTATCGCCCTGCTGGTCACAGCTAAATTCAGTATTGCCAAGCAGTTCTACCGCGACGAAGACTGGATTTCGGAACTCATGCCGCTGGTCATTACCCTCTGTATCGTAATGAGCAGGTATTTAGCCTCGAAAAATTTTGTTCGGCGGTTACGGCACATGACATCGATTTGCAGTGCATGGCGCGAGTGGGATTTGGATCGGTGCATTATCGATAACGACACTGATGAATTACCCGAACATAGCCACAACTTAAATGTCATGCCCGGGCAGTTGAAGGAATTGCTGGGCTTGAAACAACAGGCCGCGATTCAATACGAGCGAACGTGCATGGCGCGGGAACTGCACGGCACGGTCAAACAAAATCTGTTCGCGCTTGCGCTGCAACTGGCGGCCATCAATGCCAAAGCGCCGGATTTAAGCGAGGCCAAACAAATTCTTCTCGAATCCAGAAAAATCTTGAAACAGGTGCAAGAGCAACTGGTGGGCACGATTGCGGAACTGCGAACGATCGGTCCGAAACAGATAGGTACGACGGCGAATCTTCTGACCTTATGCGACAATCTGGAACGCAAATTCAATGTGCATATCCACTGCTCGTTCCGCCGGATTTAATGCTGCCGGACAGTCAGTTTTTTGTGTAAGCCGCATCATTCAGGAAAGCGTCGCCAACGCCATTCGGCACGGCAATGCCAAACTAATCGTGGTCACCCTGGTCAAATCGGCCATGCGTCTGGAGTTGCAGATAACGGACGATGGCATGGGTTTCGATCCAGCGCTCCCCACCGAGGGGATGGGCATCCTTTCCATGCGCGAGCGTGCCGCTTCACTCCCCGTTGGCACGTTCTCAATCGAAACCGCACCAGGCCAGGGAACGACCATTGCAATTACTTGGGAGGAACACCTTAGTGAAGTCTGAATCAGCATCTTTTATCACCCTGATCGCCGCCGACGACCACTGCGTTGTTTGCCGAGGCCTGAATGCCTTATTATCATCCGAGCAAGACATAAAAATGCTGGCTACCGCAGCCAGCGGCTGGCAAGCCGTTGCGCTTTCCACGGAGCTTTTGCCCGACGTCGTCTTGATGGATAACGTCATGCCGGACATGGATGGCATTGAAGCCACCAAACGCATTAAAAAATCGAATCCCCATACCCATATCATTATTCTGACGTCGGTTGAAACCGAGCAAACCGTGGTCGAGGCCACGCAGGCCGGCGCACTGTCCTATCTGCTGAAAGATACCGACCCGGATGAACTGATGGCAGTCATTCGCGCTGGCGCACGGGGCGAAAGCACCCTAAGCCCGCGCATCGCGACGCTGTTAATGACCGCTATGTCGCGTCGTCACAGTGAGCGTGCCTTTCATGAAGAACTCAGTGACCGAGAGATGCAGATACTGTTATTGCTTGCGAAAGGGCTTTCCAATGTGTTGATTGCCGAGAAGCTGGGCATTGGTGAAAAAACGGTGAAGTCCCATGTCAGCAATATTCTTTCCAAACTTTATTTAACGGATCCTAATCAAGCCACAGCGTATGCTTGGCGGCATCGTTTGCTGACTCAGTAGATTTTAAGGGTCTCCGGCGCGATTAT
The window above is part of the Methylomonas sp. ZR1 genome. Proteins encoded here:
- a CDS encoding histidine kinase; the encoded protein is MIDDLMMRENLDDNSVADHIRSFSDPTASYVVFDEDDRPIAQHLMRADERVNALLMTNRAAVAGGEAFVPGHLPHTVFINIPFSFREPTKIGPIALLVTAKFSIAKQFYRDEDWISELMPLVITLCIVMSRYLASKNFVRRLRHMTSICSAWREWDLDRCIIDNDTDELPEHSHNLNVMPGQLKELLGLKQQAAIQYERTCMARELHGTVKQNLFALALQLAAINAKAPDLSEAKQILLESRKILKQVQEQLVGTIAELRTIGPKQIGTTANLLTLCDNLERKFNVHIHCSFRRI
- a CDS encoding sensor histidine kinase: MCISTARSAGFNAAGQSVFCVSRIIQESVANAIRHGNAKLIVVTLVKSAMRLELQITDDGMGFDPALPTEGMGILSMRERAASLPVGTFSIETAPGQGTTIAITWEEHLSEV
- a CDS encoding response regulator transcription factor is translated as MQLLGRNTLVKSESASFITLIAADDHCVVCRGLNALLSSEQDIKMLATAASGWQAVALSTELLPDVVLMDNVMPDMDGIEATKRIKKSNPHTHIIILTSVETEQTVVEATQAGALSYLLKDTDPDELMAVIRAGARGESTLSPRIATLLMTAMSRRHSERAFHEELSDREMQILLLLAKGLSNVLIAEKLGIGEKTVKSHVSNILSKLYLTDPNQATAYAWRHRLLTQ